The following are from one region of the Aequoribacter fuscus genome:
- the yghU gene encoding glutathione-dependent disulfide-bond oxidoreductase: MSQDIYVPPKVWTWDQGNGGRFAQINRPVAGATHDKALPRGEHPFQLHSVGTPNGQKVTIMLEELLALGVTEAEYDAWMINILEGDQFSSGFVDINPNSKIPALLDTSTTPPTRVFESGSIILYLAEKFGHFLPTEPSARAETLSWLFWQMASTAFLGGGFGHFYAYAPEKYEYPINRYAMEVKRQLDVLDQNLATRTYLAGDDYTIADIATFPWYGMLVIGNLYSAQEFLDVASYKNVERWARLIDSRPAVQRGKRVNTIWGDEDQRCYERHSAADLD; this comes from the coding sequence ATGAGTCAAGACATCTACGTCCCGCCTAAAGTTTGGACTTGGGACCAAGGCAATGGCGGCCGCTTTGCCCAAATCAACCGTCCGGTGGCAGGCGCAACGCACGACAAAGCGCTGCCTCGTGGCGAGCATCCGTTTCAGCTACATTCAGTCGGCACGCCCAACGGTCAAAAAGTGACCATTATGCTAGAAGAGCTGCTGGCACTGGGCGTCACAGAGGCAGAATACGATGCGTGGATGATCAACATCCTCGAAGGCGACCAATTCTCGAGTGGCTTTGTTGATATCAACCCCAACTCGAAGATTCCCGCCCTTCTAGATACCAGCACCACCCCACCTACCCGCGTCTTTGAGTCAGGCTCGATCATCCTGTATCTTGCCGAAAAGTTTGGTCACTTTTTGCCGACCGAACCTAGCGCTCGAGCCGAAACGCTCTCGTGGCTATTCTGGCAGATGGCCAGCACCGCATTTCTGGGCGGAGGTTTTGGTCATTTCTATGCCTACGCGCCTGAAAAATACGAGTATCCAATCAATCGTTACGCCATGGAAGTCAAACGGCAACTCGATGTCCTGGACCAAAACCTAGCCACACGAACCTACTTGGCCGGCGACGACTACACCATTGCGGACATCGCGACCTTCCCATGGTATGGCATGCTAGTCATCGGCAACCTGTACTCTGCACAGGAGTTTTTGGATGTGGCAAGTTACAAGAACGTTGAGCGCTGGGCGCGCTTAATCGATTCTCGCCCAGCAGTGCAACGCGGCAAGCGCGTCAATACCATCTGGGGCGACGAAGATCAGCGCTGCTACGAACGCCACAGTGCGGCGGACCTCGACTAG
- the dinB gene encoding DNA polymerase IV → MSDVSNHRPRKIIHVDMDAFYASVEQRDNPELRGKPIAVGGARLRGVVAAASYEARKFGVKSAMPSVTAQRLCPDLIFVKARFDVYRSVSAQIREIFSRYTDVIEPLSLDEAYLDVTQDKRGVGSAVKIAHMIRKSIYEELNLTASAGISYNKFIAKIASDQNKPNGQCVVLPDEGEAFVGQLPVRRFYGVGPKTAEKMARLNLQTGADIRACSLAFLAENFGSSADYLYKASRGVDHRPVRPNRIRKSVGAERTYPEDLSQLESLREAVVSIAEEVWVRSQKNGCQGKTATLKIKFNDFQQITRAMSLDHLFGSEAELREVLLGLLQKEWPLRRPVRLVGAQLSGLVHQARQVAASGADAVSDALVAHPTQYPLGF, encoded by the coding sequence TTGTCTGACGTATCGAACCATAGGCCGCGCAAGATTATTCACGTCGACATGGACGCGTTTTATGCGAGTGTCGAACAGCGCGATAATCCAGAGCTCCGGGGCAAACCTATTGCCGTGGGCGGTGCGCGGTTGCGCGGTGTCGTAGCGGCGGCGAGTTATGAGGCGCGCAAGTTTGGCGTTAAATCGGCAATGCCCTCGGTTACCGCGCAGCGTTTGTGTCCTGATTTGATATTTGTCAAAGCACGATTTGATGTGTACCGAAGTGTCTCGGCTCAGATTCGCGAGATATTTTCGCGCTATACAGATGTCATCGAGCCCCTTTCTTTGGATGAGGCTTACCTTGACGTGACTCAAGATAAACGAGGCGTCGGCTCCGCAGTGAAAATTGCTCACATGATTCGAAAATCCATATACGAGGAGTTGAACCTCACTGCGAGCGCCGGTATCAGTTACAACAAGTTTATTGCGAAAATCGCGTCAGACCAGAATAAGCCCAATGGTCAGTGTGTGGTGTTGCCCGATGAGGGCGAGGCTTTTGTTGGGCAGTTGCCCGTACGTCGCTTTTATGGGGTTGGTCCGAAAACCGCTGAGAAGATGGCTCGTCTTAATCTTCAAACAGGTGCTGACATTCGCGCTTGCAGCTTGGCTTTTCTAGCCGAAAATTTCGGTAGTTCTGCTGACTATTTGTACAAAGCCTCACGCGGAGTCGATCATCGACCCGTGCGTCCGAACCGCATCCGGAAATCGGTGGGGGCGGAGCGAACCTACCCAGAAGATTTGAGTCAGCTCGAGAGTCTTCGAGAGGCCGTGGTTTCGATTGCTGAAGAAGTTTGGGTGCGCAGTCAAAAGAACGGCTGCCAGGGTAAAACTGCGACCCTGAAAATAAAGTTCAATGATTTTCAGCAAATTACGCGAGCGATGAGTTTAGATCACTTGTTTGGGTCGGAGGCAGAGCTACGCGAGGTGCTACTTGGCTTACTGCAAAAAGAGTGGCCCCTACGTCGGCCAGTCCGATTGGTGGGCGCACAGCTGTCTGGATTGGTGCACCAAGCTCGGCAGGTTGCTGCAAGTGGTGCAGATGCTGTATCGGATGCTTTGGTTGCTCACCCGACACAGTATCCACTGGGTTTTTAG
- the edd gene encoding phosphogluconate dehydratase: protein MHPVLEQVTAQIRERSKALRQNYLDRLDRDANEAPDRARLSCGNLAHGFAACQESDKQTLKLMDSVNVGIVTAYNDMLSAHQPYQGYPDIIKEALRELGSTGQVAGATPAMCDGVTQGQAGMELSLLSRDHIAQSTAVALSHQMFDAALLLGICDKIVPGLLIGALRFGHLPAMFVPAGPMPTGLANKEKLRIRQLYAQGEVGRDALLEAESASYHSAGTCTFYGTANSNQMVLEAMGLQLPGSSFVNPGTELRDALTRYTAQHITKISGKSKNFRPLGRVVDERAVVNGIVALLASGGSTNHTIHLIAMARAAGIIISWEDMDKLSRVTPLLAKVYPNGSADINHFHAAGGTGALFTELLSNGLMHGDALTTWGENFADFCVEPKLEHGQIQWSPAPKTSLDDSVIGAVAKPFDPEGGLRQLDGNIGRAVIKISAVAPEHRIVKAPAVVFDSQHALEARFKAGELNKDCVVVVRYQGPKANGMPELHKLTPFLGVLQDKGFAVALVTDGRMSGASGKVPAAIHVSPEAASGGWIGRIQDGDLIEVDATKGTLQVHIDELEFSQRIQASAPIEDDNCGRDLFAATRALLSSAETGATFLFDEATALNALQSATE, encoded by the coding sequence ATGCATCCTGTCCTTGAACAAGTTACCGCCCAAATACGCGAACGCAGCAAAGCTCTGCGCCAAAATTATTTGGATCGTTTGGACCGCGACGCCAACGAGGCGCCGGATCGTGCGCGCCTCAGCTGTGGCAATCTCGCTCACGGTTTTGCGGCCTGCCAGGAGTCTGACAAACAAACCCTCAAACTCATGGACTCGGTTAACGTAGGCATAGTCACCGCTTACAACGATATGCTGAGCGCCCACCAGCCCTACCAAGGGTATCCCGACATCATTAAAGAGGCCTTGCGTGAGCTCGGGTCAACCGGTCAAGTTGCAGGCGCGACACCTGCGATGTGCGATGGTGTCACGCAGGGACAGGCGGGCATGGAGCTGAGTCTGCTCAGCCGAGATCATATTGCCCAATCCACTGCTGTGGCTTTGTCACATCAAATGTTTGACGCCGCGTTGCTATTGGGAATCTGCGATAAGATCGTGCCGGGACTGCTCATCGGCGCACTACGATTCGGCCACTTACCGGCAATGTTTGTACCTGCAGGCCCAATGCCCACAGGTCTTGCCAACAAAGAGAAACTGCGAATCCGACAACTCTACGCCCAAGGTGAGGTCGGTCGCGACGCATTGTTAGAAGCAGAATCAGCATCCTATCACTCGGCGGGCACCTGCACCTTCTACGGCACGGCGAACAGCAATCAAATGGTACTTGAAGCAATGGGGCTACAATTACCCGGAAGCTCTTTTGTGAACCCAGGCACGGAGTTAAGAGACGCCCTGACACGCTACACAGCTCAGCACATCACCAAAATCTCTGGCAAATCCAAGAACTTCCGTCCTCTGGGTCGAGTTGTCGATGAGCGTGCCGTCGTTAATGGCATTGTTGCTCTGCTCGCGTCCGGTGGGTCAACTAACCACACGATACACCTCATCGCTATGGCGAGAGCCGCTGGCATTATCATCAGCTGGGAAGACATGGACAAACTGTCTCGCGTCACACCGCTTTTAGCCAAGGTTTACCCAAACGGATCGGCTGATATCAATCATTTTCACGCTGCTGGCGGCACTGGCGCTCTGTTCACTGAACTGTTATCGAATGGGTTGATGCATGGCGACGCCCTGACTACCTGGGGCGAGAACTTTGCCGACTTCTGTGTCGAGCCAAAATTAGAGCACGGCCAAATACAGTGGTCACCTGCCCCCAAAACAAGTCTGGATGATTCGGTCATAGGCGCTGTTGCAAAACCGTTTGACCCCGAGGGCGGACTGCGTCAGCTCGATGGCAACATCGGTCGAGCAGTCATCAAAATCTCTGCTGTCGCTCCAGAACACCGCATCGTCAAGGCGCCCGCTGTGGTATTTGACAGTCAACATGCTCTCGAGGCTCGATTTAAAGCAGGTGAACTGAACAAAGATTGTGTGGTCGTGGTTCGCTACCAGGGCCCAAAGGCCAATGGCATGCCTGAACTACACAAACTCACACCCTTTTTGGGGGTTTTACAAGACAAAGGCTTTGCGGTTGCCCTGGTCACGGATGGACGCATGTCGGGAGCTTCAGGCAAAGTCCCCGCCGCCATACACGTTTCGCCGGAAGCTGCGAGCGGAGGCTGGATCGGTCGAATCCAAGACGGCGATCTGATCGAGGTCGACGCGACCAAGGGTACGTTGCAAGTTCATATTGATGAGCTAGAATTCAGCCAACGAATTCAAGCGTCGGCGCCCATCGAAGACGACAACTGCGGCCGTGATTTATTCGCCGCGACCCGCGCCTTGTTGAGCAGTGCGGAAACGGGCGCTACGTTTTTATTTGACGAAGCCACGGCACTCAACGCATTACAGAGCGCTACCGAATAG
- the glk gene encoding glucokinase, translated as MMKDWNLVADIGGTNARFGVFCRRTQQLEITHSYAVADYPKFEDALAQFLNEIDSLKQHEKLPRFACLAVACVPDNEIIQFTNSSWRFQKSDISHQLGGAALVVINDFAAVAYAIPSLKSSDYIEIGGHSATVDKPIIVLGPGTGLGVASLIPNPDSGYSVVGGEGGHADFAPVTPLEISILTELQKRYERVSIERLLSGAGIINIYEAIANIKGREAKFDSAAAIAQAANDGSDSLASSAMNAFFAILGSTAGNLALTLGAMGGVYIAGGITPRYPELLRNSEFRARFEAKGRFKSYLQPIVLRVITKDHLGLLGAAERLNILENS; from the coding sequence ATGATGAAAGACTGGAATTTAGTCGCCGATATCGGAGGGACGAACGCCCGCTTCGGTGTGTTTTGTCGCCGGACTCAACAACTGGAAATCACCCACAGCTACGCGGTTGCCGACTACCCGAAATTTGAGGATGCACTGGCACAATTCTTGAACGAAATCGACAGTTTAAAACAACATGAAAAACTGCCGCGGTTTGCATGCCTCGCAGTAGCCTGCGTACCCGACAATGAAATCATTCAGTTCACCAACAGCTCGTGGCGCTTCCAAAAATCGGATATCAGCCACCAACTCGGTGGCGCCGCGCTCGTTGTTATTAATGACTTCGCCGCAGTCGCCTACGCAATCCCAAGCTTGAAAAGCTCTGATTACATTGAAATCGGTGGCCACTCTGCCACTGTCGACAAACCCATTATCGTCTTGGGCCCGGGCACAGGCTTAGGGGTGGCCTCATTAATACCCAACCCTGATTCAGGCTACAGCGTTGTCGGTGGAGAAGGTGGACATGCCGACTTTGCGCCGGTCACACCGCTCGAAATCTCAATCTTGACGGAGCTGCAGAAACGTTATGAGCGCGTATCGATCGAACGATTATTGTCGGGCGCGGGAATCATCAACATTTACGAAGCCATTGCCAACATCAAAGGGCGAGAAGCAAAGTTCGACAGCGCTGCGGCGATAGCGCAAGCGGCAAATGATGGCAGCGACAGCTTGGCCTCGTCAGCCATGAACGCTTTCTTTGCTATCTTAGGATCAACCGCGGGTAATCTCGCCCTGACGCTTGGCGCTATGGGTGGAGTCTACATCGCTGGAGGCATCACGCCACGCTACCCAGAACTTTTGCGAAACAGCGAGTTCCGCGCTCGCTTTGAGGCCAAAGGCCGTTTCAAATCCTACTTACAACCTATTGTCCTGAGAGTCATCACTAAAGATCACCTGGGCTTGCTTGGCGCAGCCGAGCGCCTGAACATTCTGGAGAATTCATGA
- a CDS encoding bifunctional 4-hydroxy-2-oxoglutarate aldolase/2-dehydro-3-deoxy-phosphogluconate aldolase, whose protein sequence is MSINYDFITAAPVVPVLVIDDLDTAIPMAEALVAGGLPALEITLRTDCALDAIERIAKAVPNAIVGAGTVCNGDQLRACRDRGAQFIVSPGSSQSIFDAAKETALPLLPGVSSASEMIAAMDAGYEILKFFPAEANGGAKALKAYSGPFPHVKFCPTGGISPNNLKDYLSLPAVIAVGGSWITPKHAIQSRNWDAIRQLAAEAVVLASDIVAAA, encoded by the coding sequence ATGAGCATTAATTACGACTTCATCACGGCGGCACCTGTCGTTCCGGTACTGGTTATCGACGATCTCGACACAGCCATCCCTATGGCCGAGGCACTTGTCGCCGGCGGTCTGCCCGCCTTGGAAATCACTCTGCGCACCGACTGTGCTCTAGACGCCATTGAACGCATTGCCAAAGCGGTACCTAACGCTATCGTCGGTGCGGGCACCGTATGCAACGGTGACCAACTGAGAGCATGCAGGGATCGGGGAGCACAATTCATCGTATCACCGGGCTCTAGCCAATCGATTTTCGATGCGGCAAAAGAAACCGCCCTACCACTGCTGCCGGGCGTCTCTAGCGCCTCAGAAATGATCGCGGCGATGGATGCAGGCTATGAAATTTTAAAGTTTTTCCCAGCTGAGGCCAACGGCGGCGCGAAGGCATTAAAAGCCTATTCGGGCCCCTTCCCCCATGTGAAATTTTGTCCAACAGGCGGAATCTCGCCCAACAATTTGAAAGACTACCTCAGCTTACCCGCCGTCATTGCGGTAGGCGGCTCATGGATCACACCAAAACATGCGATTCAATCCAGAAACTGGGACGCCATTCGACAATTGGCGGCCGAAGCCGTAGTCCTCGCCAGCGATATCGTCGCTGCCGCCTAG
- the zwf gene encoding glucose-6-phosphate dehydrogenase, with protein MQPTDLIIFGASGDLSARKLFPALYHLSGCELLPESFRIAAVARDDVQTDAFLSRLKERMQSAINHTHWSEERWTKFASYFTYIKADFSDAKNLNALSKWLDDTRVSLFYLATPPSLFAPICDNLSSADCLTGDCRIVLEKPIGEDLASSEKVNETVGRYFPEGSIYRIDHYLGKETVQNLLVLRFANRFINAQWDQSCIDHVQITVAETVGIEGRWSYYDKVGQLRDMVQNHLMQLLCLVAMEPPNSMSAESIRDEKVKIVKALRPIDVDTVADHVVRGQYGQGWSQGLSVPSYTEEEGCTNPESDTETFVAIKAHIDNWRWAGVPFYLRTGKRLPEKMTEIVITYKKLPHNIFSGGDNIPNSLVIRLQPNEGIEMKMVAKKQTLKDKLGLVTHDLNLDFLGSSEMNRIPDAYERLFLDAINGDQSLFVGRSEIEESWRWCDTLIRACQLQNIQAKQYHAGSWGPAKAELLIEKDGRSWHE; from the coding sequence ATGCAACCGACAGATTTGATTATTTTTGGCGCCAGCGGCGACTTGTCCGCGCGTAAATTATTTCCAGCGTTATACCATTTGAGTGGCTGCGAGCTGCTACCCGAGTCGTTTCGTATTGCGGCAGTCGCGCGCGATGACGTCCAGACCGATGCGTTTTTATCAAGATTAAAAGAGCGCATGCAATCCGCCATCAATCATACACATTGGTCGGAAGAGCGATGGACGAAGTTCGCGAGCTACTTTACCTATATCAAAGCGGATTTCAGCGACGCAAAAAATCTAAATGCCTTATCAAAATGGCTGGACGATACGCGAGTCAGCTTGTTCTACTTGGCTACGCCACCGAGTCTATTCGCGCCCATATGCGATAATCTATCCAGTGCAGACTGCCTGACCGGCGATTGTCGCATCGTTTTAGAAAAGCCCATTGGTGAAGACCTAGCAAGTTCAGAGAAGGTAAACGAAACCGTTGGGCGCTACTTCCCAGAAGGCTCAATTTACCGCATTGATCATTATCTCGGTAAAGAAACGGTACAAAACCTGCTGGTATTGCGCTTTGCGAACCGTTTTATCAACGCCCAATGGGATCAAAGTTGCATTGACCACGTACAAATCACAGTCGCTGAAACCGTCGGTATTGAAGGCCGTTGGTCCTACTACGACAAGGTAGGTCAATTGCGAGACATGGTACAAAACCACTTGATGCAGCTCCTATGCTTGGTAGCAATGGAACCACCCAACTCTATGTCCGCTGAAAGTATCCGCGACGAAAAAGTGAAGATCGTAAAAGCGCTTCGTCCTATCGATGTGGATACGGTCGCCGATCACGTTGTTCGAGGGCAATACGGCCAGGGCTGGAGCCAAGGCCTGAGCGTACCGAGCTATACCGAAGAAGAAGGCTGCACCAATCCCGAATCAGATACCGAAACCTTCGTCGCGATCAAAGCACACATTGACAACTGGCGATGGGCCGGCGTGCCGTTCTATTTACGAACCGGAAAACGGCTGCCTGAAAAGATGACCGAAATTGTCATTACCTACAAAAAGCTACCGCACAACATTTTTTCAGGCGGCGACAACATCCCAAATTCATTGGTAATTCGTCTACAGCCCAACGAGGGCATCGAAATGAAAATGGTGGCGAAAAAACAGACGCTGAAAGACAAGCTCGGCCTCGTCACCCACGACCTAAACCTCGATTTCTTGGGGTCGTCCGAGATGAATCGCATTCCAGACGCTTACGAACGTCTCTTCTTAGACGCCATTAACGGCGACCAATCGTTGTTCGTTGGCCGCTCAGAGATCGAAGAAAGCTGGCGCTGGTGCGACACCCTCATTCGCGCTTGCCAATTACAAAACATCCAAGCAAAGCAGTATCACGCGGGCTCCTGGGGCCCAGCAAAAGCAGAGTTGCTGATTGAAAAAGACGGACGTAGCTGGCATGAATGA
- the pgl gene encoding 6-phosphogluconolactonase: protein MNEWNRFDSRATLDQELARFAAQTLAEAIETRGHGYLVVSGGSTPMGFFQTLSQNQTLDWSKVTVTLADERWVAPDHADSNEALVYENLLQNAATSAQFASLYSGDETPEIGAATLDAKFSALPTFDLVILGMGGDAHTASLFPNTPALTQGLDPQSPHALIAVHPATAPHARISMTLARLLRTQNLVLHITGANKSKVFEQAITPESHATDMPIRAVALQQQTPLQIYYAD, encoded by the coding sequence ATGAATGAATGGAACCGATTTGACTCTCGTGCGACTTTAGACCAAGAACTGGCAAGATTCGCGGCACAAACACTGGCGGAGGCTATCGAGACTCGCGGTCATGGCTACTTAGTCGTGTCCGGCGGAAGCACACCCATGGGCTTTTTCCAAACCCTTAGTCAAAACCAGACCCTTGACTGGTCCAAAGTGACCGTCACACTTGCGGACGAGCGTTGGGTTGCACCAGATCACGCCGACAGCAACGAAGCCTTGGTTTATGAGAACTTATTACAGAACGCGGCCACAAGCGCGCAATTTGCATCGCTGTATTCAGGCGATGAGACGCCCGAGATAGGCGCTGCAACACTGGACGCAAAATTCAGTGCCCTGCCTACCTTCGACCTTGTCATTTTGGGAATGGGCGGCGATGCTCATACGGCCTCGCTTTTCCCAAACACGCCGGCCTTAACCCAGGGACTTGATCCGCAAAGCCCACACGCCCTGATTGCGGTGCACCCTGCTACCGCACCGCATGCACGCATCAGCATGACCCTTGCCCGCCTACTTCGAACTCAGAATTTAGTGCTTCACATTACCGGCGCTAACAAGTCCAAGGTATTTGAGCAGGCCATTACGCCAGAAAGTCACGCGACCGATATGCCCATCAGAGCGGTTGCGTTGCAGCAGCAGACACCTCTACAGATTTATTACGCCGACTAA
- the gap gene encoding type I glyceraldehyde-3-phosphate dehydrogenase produces the protein MIKIAINGYGRIGRNILRAYYERPELRDSMEIVAINDLGDAEMNAHLTRFDTAHGRFGFPVQVVDSHLVIDGDRIKVCSERDPSQLPWKSLEVDVVFECTGIFRHRADLQKHIDAGAKRVILSAPGDDLDATIVYGINHDTIKPSDTIISNASCTTNCLAPLVAPLHQTVGIEQGFMTTVHAYTNDQSLSDAYHSDPFRARAAALSMIPTKTGAAAAIGLVVPELNGRLDGMAVRVPTLNVSLVDLTFVATRDTTAEEINSIMKQAADADAYGVLSYNAQPLVSIDFNHTNFSSNFDSNHTRVDGRLVKVLAWYDNEWGFSNRMLDNALVFAASASNGKHTSQAA, from the coding sequence ATGATTAAGATTGCGATCAACGGATACGGTCGAATTGGACGAAATATCTTGCGCGCTTATTACGAGCGGCCAGAGCTCCGTGACAGTATGGAAATCGTTGCGATCAACGATCTGGGCGATGCTGAAATGAACGCGCATCTCACGCGGTTTGACACTGCACACGGTCGATTTGGCTTCCCAGTTCAAGTGGTCGATTCCCACCTCGTGATTGACGGTGACCGTATCAAGGTATGCTCAGAGCGTGATCCCAGTCAGTTACCCTGGAAGTCACTTGAAGTTGATGTGGTGTTCGAATGCACCGGTATTTTTCGCCACCGCGCTGATTTGCAAAAGCACATTGATGCGGGAGCCAAGCGCGTCATTCTGTCTGCACCGGGCGATGATCTTGATGCCACGATCGTCTACGGCATCAACCACGATACGATTAAACCGTCGGATACAATCATCTCGAATGCTTCTTGCACAACCAATTGTCTGGCACCTTTAGTAGCGCCTTTGCATCAAACGGTTGGTATTGAGCAGGGCTTTATGACCACGGTACATGCCTACACTAACGATCAATCGCTGAGCGATGCGTACCATTCAGATCCGTTCCGCGCGCGTGCTGCGGCGCTGTCAATGATTCCAACCAAAACAGGTGCCGCAGCTGCGATTGGTTTAGTCGTTCCTGAACTCAACGGTCGTCTTGACGGGATGGCGGTTCGAGTCCCAACATTAAATGTGTCTCTGGTTGACTTAACCTTCGTCGCAACGCGTGATACCACCGCGGAAGAGATCAATTCGATTATGAAGCAGGCGGCCGATGCAGACGCCTACGGCGTGCTTAGCTACAACGCACAACCTCTGGTGTCGATCGACTTTAACCACACCAACTTCTCAAGCAACTTCGATTCTAATCACACTCGTGTTGATGGCCGTTTGGTAAAAGTGCTTGCATGGTATGACAACGAGTGGGGCTTTTCGAATCGTATGCTGGATAACGCACTGGTGTTTGCCGCCTCTGCGAGTAACGGTAAGCATACCAGCCAAGCCGCTTAA
- the hexR gene encoding transcriptional regulator HexR: MENLLATISTALPNLNKSEKKVAAVILDDPEASTQSSIATLATKAKVSEPSVNRFCKRFGASGFPDFKLKLAKSLVSGVRYVSSAVELEDSSDEFTPKIFNNSIHALSLVRDSINPALVARVVDQLVQARRIYFFGLGTSAAVATDAEYKFFRFNTPVSSHHDPLMQRMLASAGGVGDLFFCISHTGRTKTLIETAQLARENGATVVGLTAPNSALSQACQWALELDVPEDTDEYLPMTSRIVHLVVLDVLATGVTLRKGEEFLPHLARIKNSLKPTRLSQD, encoded by the coding sequence ATGGAAAATTTACTCGCGACAATATCAACCGCGTTACCGAATCTGAACAAGTCAGAGAAGAAGGTTGCGGCGGTGATTCTTGATGACCCGGAGGCCTCCACTCAGTCGTCAATCGCGACGCTGGCGACCAAGGCAAAGGTCAGCGAACCCAGCGTCAACAGATTCTGCAAGCGTTTTGGCGCTAGCGGATTCCCCGACTTCAAATTAAAGCTCGCCAAGTCCTTAGTGTCAGGCGTTCGCTACGTATCCTCCGCCGTAGAGCTCGAAGACTCATCGGACGAATTCACACCGAAAATTTTTAACAATTCGATTCATGCCCTGAGTTTAGTGCGCGACAGCATCAATCCCGCCTTAGTCGCCAGAGTGGTCGATCAGTTAGTTCAAGCACGTCGCATTTACTTCTTTGGGTTGGGGACCTCAGCAGCAGTGGCAACCGACGCTGAATACAAGTTCTTTCGGTTCAACACTCCGGTATCGTCTCACCATGACCCGCTCATGCAGCGCATGCTGGCATCTGCCGGCGGTGTCGGAGACTTGTTTTTCTGTATCTCACACACCGGCCGCACAAAAACCTTAATCGAAACGGCACAATTGGCTCGTGAAAATGGTGCGACTGTCGTGGGTCTTACAGCACCCAATTCCGCTCTCTCGCAGGCCTGCCAATGGGCCCTGGAGCTGGACGTGCCCGAGGACACCGATGAGTATCTGCCCATGACCTCTCGAATTGTGCACTTAGTAGTGCTAGACGTACTCGCGACCGGTGTCACCCTTCGTAAAGGTGAAGAATTTTTACCGCACCTTGCCCGCATCAAAAATAGTCTTAAACCCACTCGTCTTAGCCAGGATTAA